In Shouchella patagoniensis, the following are encoded in one genomic region:
- a CDS encoding thymidine kinase — MAQLFFKYGAMNSGKSIEILKVAHNYEEQSKPVLIFTSGIDTRDEVGYVSSRIGLRRKALSVFEDTNIYEVVSSCAEKPYCILIDEVQFITKEQVLQLAAIVDQLRIPVMAFGLKNDFQNELFEGSKYMLIYADKIEEMKTICWFCHKKAVMNLRVDGDKRPIYTGDQIQIGGNDSYYPVCRKCHANPKL, encoded by the coding sequence ATGGCACAGCTTTTTTTTAAGTACGGAGCAATGAATAGCGGAAAATCAATTGAAATCTTAAAAGTCGCTCATAATTATGAAGAACAGAGTAAACCCGTCTTGATCTTCACTTCTGGTATTGATACAAGAGACGAGGTTGGGTATGTGTCAAGTCGAATTGGACTGCGGAGAAAGGCACTATCTGTTTTTGAAGACACAAATATTTATGAAGTCGTGAGCTCGTGTGCGGAAAAGCCTTATTGTATTTTAATTGATGAAGTTCAATTTATTACAAAAGAGCAAGTGTTACAATTAGCAGCGATTGTTGATCAATTACGTATTCCTGTTATGGCATTTGGCTTAAAAAATGATTTCCAAAATGAATTGTTTGAAGGTAGTAAATATATGTTGATTTACGCAGATAAAATTGAGGAAATGAAAACCATTTGTTGGTTTTGCCATAAAAAAGCGGTAATGAATTTGCGTGTAGATGGAGATAAGAGACCAATTTATACCGGGGACCAAATTCAAATAGGTGGCAATGACTCCTATTACCCAGTCTGTAGAAAGTGCCACGCCAACCCTAAATTATAA
- a CDS encoding type B 50S ribosomal protein L31, translated as MKTEIHPTYQKVVFMDTSTGFKFLTGSTRGSGETIEWEDGNTYPLIKVEISSDSHPFYTGKQKLADAGGRVDRFKKKYNL; from the coding sequence ATGAAAACAGAAATTCACCCAACTTATCAAAAAGTTGTATTCATGGATACAAGCACGGGCTTCAAGTTCCTAACTGGTTCTACTCGTGGTTCTGGTGAGACAATCGAGTGGGAAGATGGAAACACATACCCGCTAATTAAAGTTGAAATTTCTTCTGATTCACACCCATTCTACACAGGCAAACAAAAACTTGCCGATGCAGGTGGACGTGTCGATCGTTTCAAAAAGAAATACAACCTATAA